A single window of Rhodococcus jostii RHA1 DNA harbors:
- the dnaN gene encoding DNA polymerase III subunit beta — protein sequence MELGSLKFRVSREEFADSVAWVARSLPSRPPVPVLGGVLLDATEQGLTVSGFDYEVSAQVRVAAEVGSAGQVLVSGKLLADITKSLPNKPVDVTLEGTRVLITCGSAKFSLPTMPVEDYPQLPQLPQQTGSIPADVFSEAISQVAVAAGKDDTLPMLTGIRVEIERNAIVLAATDRFRLAVRELEWSPANPDTTAAVLIPAKTLSESAKTLAGDATSPVELALGSGSAVGNDGLLGIVNDGRRTTTRLLDAEFPKFRQLLPSEHTALATVEIAPLVEAIKRVALVAERGAQVRLQFSTEGLLLSAGGDDAGRAEEGLNAVFQGEPLTIAFNPGYLIDGLSSLHSEQVLFGFTTPSRPAVLRPATEDEIEPDDSGNFAAPESAYTYLLMPVRLPG from the coding sequence ATGGAGCTTGGAAGCCTGAAGTTTCGTGTCTCCCGGGAAGAATTCGCTGATTCAGTGGCATGGGTCGCTCGCAGTCTGCCGTCGCGGCCTCCTGTCCCCGTTCTCGGCGGTGTTCTCTTGGACGCGACCGAGCAAGGGTTGACGGTTTCCGGATTCGACTACGAGGTATCGGCCCAGGTCAGGGTCGCAGCCGAGGTTGGCAGCGCCGGTCAGGTCCTCGTCTCCGGCAAGCTTCTCGCCGACATCACGAAATCGCTTCCCAACAAGCCGGTCGACGTGACTCTCGAAGGCACCCGCGTGCTGATCACGTGCGGAAGCGCCAAGTTCTCCCTGCCCACCATGCCGGTCGAGGACTATCCCCAGCTTCCGCAGTTGCCGCAGCAGACCGGCTCGATTCCCGCCGACGTCTTCTCCGAAGCGATCAGTCAGGTGGCTGTCGCGGCGGGCAAGGACGACACCCTGCCGATGCTCACCGGCATTCGCGTCGAGATCGAGCGCAACGCGATCGTGCTCGCCGCCACCGACCGGTTCCGTCTCGCGGTCCGTGAACTCGAGTGGTCGCCGGCGAACCCCGACACCACTGCGGCCGTCCTCATCCCCGCGAAGACGCTGTCCGAATCGGCGAAAACGCTTGCGGGAGATGCCACGTCGCCGGTCGAGCTGGCGCTCGGTTCGGGTTCCGCAGTCGGCAACGACGGCCTCCTCGGCATCGTCAACGACGGCCGCCGCACCACCACCCGGTTGCTGGACGCCGAGTTCCCGAAGTTCCGGCAGCTGCTGCCGTCCGAGCACACGGCACTGGCCACCGTCGAAATCGCTCCGCTCGTCGAGGCGATCAAGCGTGTTGCCCTCGTCGCCGAGCGCGGTGCGCAGGTCCGCCTGCAGTTCTCCACCGAGGGACTTCTCCTCTCCGCGGGTGGCGACGATGCGGGCCGCGCCGAGGAAGGCTTGAACGCGGTCTTCCAGGGTGAGCCGCTGACGATCGCCTTCAACCCCGGCTACCTGATCGACGGACTGTCCTCGCTGCACAGCGAGCAGGTGCTGTTCGGCTTCACGACCCCGAGCCGCCCCGCCGTGCTGCGTCCGGCCACCGAGGACGAGATCGAGCCCGACGATTCCGGCAACTTCGCGGCCCCGGAGAGCGCGTACACGTACCTGCTGATGCCGGTGCGTCTCCCGGGCTGA
- the rpmH gene encoding 50S ribosomal protein L34 → MAKGKRTFQPNNRRRARVHGFRLRMRTRAGRAIVSARRRKGRESLTA, encoded by the coding sequence GTGGCCAAGGGCAAGCGGACGTTCCAGCCGAACAACCGACGCCGCGCGCGCGTTCACGGCTTCCGTCTTCGTATGCGGACCCGTGCGGGTCGTGCAATCGTTTCGGCGCGTCGCCGTAAGGGCCGCGAATCTCTCACCGCCTGA
- the rnpA gene encoding ribonuclease P protein component yields the protein MLPEPHRLRRHSDFSMTVRRGRRMGRRDLVVHAFDRAQADELVSSGGPRFGLVVSKAVGPAVIRHRVARRLRHICIDLVDVVPRGTDVVIRALPGAATASSRDLEKQLRAGLLRLDLLAPVSTSA from the coding sequence GTGTTGCCTGAGCCGCACCGATTGCGTCGTCATTCAGATTTTTCGATGACTGTGCGACGTGGTCGTCGGATGGGAAGACGCGACTTGGTTGTGCACGCATTCGACCGTGCGCAGGCAGATGAGCTGGTGAGTAGCGGCGGTCCGCGATTCGGACTGGTTGTGAGTAAGGCTGTCGGGCCGGCGGTGATTCGACATCGAGTCGCACGCCGGCTTCGTCATATCTGCATCGACCTCGTGGACGTGGTTCCACGGGGCACCGATGTGGTGATTCGGGCTCTTCCGGGAGCTGCGACTGCAAGTAGCCGGGACCTGGAGAAGCAACTCCGTGCAGGTCTCCTTCGATTGGACCTTCTTGCGCCCGTGAGTACCTCCGCATGA
- the gnd gene encoding phosphogluconate dehydrogenase (NAD(+)-dependent, decarboxylating) — MQIGLVGLGKMGFNMRERLRAHGHEVVGYDPRPDVTDVASLAELARRLESPRVVWVMVPAGKITQDTVTELSSVLETGDLVIDGGNSRYTDDKVHGELLGSRGIGYLDCGVSGGVWGLEDGYGMMVGGSDADVERALPIFDALRPEGERADGFVHAGPVGAGHYAKMIHNGIEYGLMQAYAEGYELLEAEDLVTDVHGVLRAWTKGTVVRSWLLELLVKALGEDPDFAEISGYTDDSGEGRWTVLEAIDHAVPAPVISAALFARFASRQDDSPAMKAVSALRNQFGGHAVKKAAGEAEAGSGT; from the coding sequence ATGCAGATCGGGTTGGTCGGGCTCGGAAAGATGGGATTCAACATGCGCGAGCGGTTGCGCGCGCACGGGCACGAGGTGGTCGGTTACGACCCCCGCCCCGATGTCACGGATGTGGCGTCGCTCGCGGAACTCGCGCGGCGACTCGAGTCTCCCCGAGTCGTGTGGGTGATGGTTCCGGCAGGAAAGATCACCCAGGACACGGTGACCGAGCTGTCGTCGGTGCTCGAGACCGGCGACCTGGTGATCGACGGCGGCAACTCGAGATACACCGACGACAAAGTCCACGGTGAGCTGCTGGGTTCCCGCGGCATCGGCTACCTCGACTGCGGTGTGTCCGGCGGGGTCTGGGGACTCGAGGACGGCTACGGCATGATGGTCGGCGGATCGGACGCGGACGTCGAGCGGGCGCTGCCGATCTTCGACGCTCTGCGCCCCGAGGGGGAGCGTGCGGACGGCTTCGTCCACGCCGGCCCGGTCGGTGCAGGCCACTACGCGAAGATGATCCACAACGGCATCGAATACGGACTGATGCAGGCGTACGCCGAGGGCTACGAGCTGCTCGAGGCGGAAGACCTCGTCACGGACGTCCACGGTGTGCTGCGCGCGTGGACCAAGGGCACGGTGGTCCGGTCGTGGCTGCTGGAGCTGCTCGTCAAGGCATTGGGTGAGGATCCCGATTTCGCCGAGATCTCCGGTTACACAGACGATTCCGGTGAGGGTCGTTGGACGGTGCTCGAGGCGATCGATCATGCCGTGCCCGCACCGGTCATCTCGGCCGCGTTGTTCGCGCGGTTCGCCTCCCGGCAGGACGATTCCCCCGCGATGAAGGCCGTCTCGGCGCTGCGCAACCAGTTCGGTGGTCACGCCGTGAAGAAGGCGGCAGGCGAGGCAGAAGCCGGTTCTGGAACGTAG
- the yidD gene encoding membrane protein insertion efficiency factor YidD produces the protein MKSALHESRADTAEATSSASSAWKSVRALPARTLIFFIELYRTYVSPLRMPTCRFMPTCSEYAVESLRTHGVIKGLFLTVVRLAKCAPWHPGGWDPVPARRDRHAGGRRCCPANVDEQRST, from the coding sequence ATGAAAAGCGCACTCCACGAGTCGCGCGCCGATACGGCCGAGGCCACCTCCTCGGCCTCTTCCGCGTGGAAGTCGGTCCGTGCGTTGCCGGCGCGCACTCTCATTTTCTTCATCGAGCTCTACCGGACGTATGTGTCGCCCCTGAGGATGCCGACCTGCCGGTTCATGCCGACCTGTAGCGAGTACGCGGTGGAATCCCTGCGTACCCACGGGGTGATCAAAGGCCTTTTTTTGACGGTGGTTCGGTTGGCGAAGTGTGCCCCCTGGCACCCTGGTGGGTGGGACCCGGTCCCTGCCCGTCGCGACCGTCATGCGGGTGGCCGTCGTTGCTGTCCGGCGAACGTGGACGAACAGAGGAGTACATAG
- the dnaA gene encoding chromosomal replication initiator protein DnaA yields the protein MNDDPNALARIWIDVVADLTSDSPGGDLPPLTRGQKAWLALVKPLTLAQGFALLSVPSPFAQEAIERDLREPILHALGRHLGEQVEGLGVRIAAPVDDEPESDPPSRDHRPEPEPLHTPRHLEPSVTSSGSFRRRRFGSGEDQPYSDTTDFEEVDDDREALASVHESWPSYFTKPPSGPAPSATGGNSLNAKYTFDTFVIGSSNRFAHAAAVAIAEAPARAYNPLFVWGASGLGKTHLLHAAGHYAQRLFPGMRVKYVSTEEFTNDFINSLRDDRKVAFKRRYRETDVLLVDDIQFIEGKEGIQEEFFHTFNTLHNANKQIVVSSDRPPKQLATLEERLRTRFEWGLITDVQPPELETRIAILSKKARMDRLEVPDDVLELIASRIERNIRELEGALIRVTAFASLNRQPLDLTLAEVVLRDLMPDSSSLEINAATIMAVTAEYFNMSIDDLCGPGKARPLASARQISMYLCRELTDLSLPKIGQTFGRDHTTVMYADKKIRKEMTERRKVYDQVQELTARIKQRSKR from the coding sequence GTGAACGACGATCCGAATGCGCTCGCACGGATCTGGATCGACGTCGTCGCTGACCTCACTTCCGATTCGCCCGGCGGCGATCTGCCGCCGTTGACGAGGGGACAGAAGGCGTGGTTGGCGCTCGTCAAACCGCTGACGCTCGCACAGGGCTTCGCGCTCCTGTCCGTTCCGTCGCCCTTCGCGCAGGAGGCGATCGAGCGGGATCTCCGTGAACCGATCCTCCACGCCCTCGGCCGGCATCTCGGTGAGCAGGTCGAAGGCCTCGGTGTGCGTATCGCGGCCCCGGTCGACGACGAACCCGAATCCGATCCGCCGAGCCGGGACCACCGGCCCGAGCCGGAACCTCTCCACACGCCTCGCCACCTCGAGCCCTCCGTCACCAGTTCCGGGTCGTTCCGCAGGCGCCGGTTCGGTTCCGGAGAGGATCAGCCCTACTCCGACACGACGGACTTCGAGGAAGTCGACGACGACCGCGAGGCCCTCGCCAGCGTCCACGAATCCTGGCCGTCGTACTTCACGAAGCCCCCGTCCGGCCCGGCACCGTCGGCGACCGGGGGGAACAGCCTCAACGCGAAGTACACGTTCGACACGTTCGTGATCGGCTCGTCCAACCGGTTCGCCCACGCCGCGGCGGTCGCCATCGCCGAGGCGCCGGCACGCGCGTACAACCCGTTGTTCGTGTGGGGAGCGTCCGGCCTCGGCAAGACGCATCTCCTGCACGCCGCCGGCCACTACGCCCAGCGGCTGTTCCCGGGGATGCGGGTGAAGTACGTCTCCACCGAGGAGTTCACCAACGACTTCATCAACAGCCTCCGAGACGACCGCAAGGTGGCGTTCAAGCGCCGCTACCGCGAGACCGACGTGCTGCTGGTCGACGACATCCAGTTCATCGAGGGCAAGGAAGGTATCCAGGAGGAGTTCTTCCACACCTTCAACACCCTGCACAACGCGAACAAGCAGATCGTCGTCTCGTCCGACCGGCCGCCGAAGCAGCTGGCGACACTCGAGGAACGACTGCGTACCAGGTTCGAATGGGGCCTGATCACCGACGTTCAGCCACCCGAACTCGAGACCCGCATCGCGATCCTCAGCAAGAAGGCCCGAATGGACCGCCTCGAGGTGCCCGACGACGTCCTCGAGTTGATCGCCTCCCGGATCGAACGCAACATCCGGGAACTCGAGGGTGCCCTCATTCGTGTGACGGCGTTCGCATCCCTGAACAGGCAACCCCTGGACCTCACGCTCGCCGAGGTGGTGCTGCGCGACCTGATGCCGGATTCGTCGAGTCTCGAGATCAATGCGGCGACGATCATGGCGGTCACCGCGGAGTACTTCAACATGTCCATCGACGACCTCTGTGGCCCCGGTAAGGCCCGTCCGCTGGCGTCCGCCCGCCAGATCTCCATGTACCTGTGCCGCGAACTCACCGATCTGTCCCTGCCGAAGATCGGGCAGACCTTCGGCCGCGACCACACCACCGTGATGTACGCGGACAAGAAGATTCGCAAGGAGATGACGGAGCGGCGGAAGGTCTACGACCAGGTCCAGGAGCTGACCGCCCGGATCAAACAGCGTTCCAAGAGGTAG